From Actinoplanes oblitus, a single genomic window includes:
- a CDS encoding M14 family zinc carboxypeptidase — MSPRVRLAATAAALILGFSFAETPASAEPAAAPAPAISLSPGEQALIRFRLPDRAALDRLVASGADLAARPRTDAGTVLADLVVDDAQLATLSRSGAVPVQLIQTEADAAARRPAAKRLAAAADTLTFLQAYWWTTGGRTFLQTEVATTATDNPDVEITVTWRTADGTTGSYPLVRFEDSGEYQYHYALPQPLPAKPVQVTATSSLGGKSRAVTPAVWPGATPPPAPAGYQKDFVSAYMTPTDIAARIKRLARQYPRLVDVLNLPNKTQGYRRTAVTYLGDPNAAAVVVESVKFGDQGFNGVQVRTVDPGAKNRPLSASYADRVLTIRLATDNAGKTISTTDDVANLITAKYPRRFRATVEAGSAGLPMPVVAPVRLDDGLKGTEVSKRPWTVQALRIGKVRDGSKIGVLAYSQEHAREWATPLVTLEFAERLLANYATDPATRELVDNVDVFIIPTVNPDGANYSFNDFNFQRKNMVNHCTGTNRDPRYRDQWGVDVNRNYTVGSYFDGYVGGSPNCLSAVYSGTGELSEAESNNVIALASAHPNVRFAMNVHSYGGYFMWPPGSYKADGRVTLPRPSIDESKFFLDSARRIVGAIAAERGTVTWPAYTGPVADVLYSAAGNSADQLYYELGIDAWDFEVGNDRWNEATQEWEGVGFQPPFDEAHAESQEYAGGLVELVRVAKQYQDEAR, encoded by the coding sequence ATGTCACCCCGAGTCCGTTTAGCGGCCACCGCCGCCGCGCTCATTCTGGGGTTCTCGTTCGCCGAAACCCCGGCCAGCGCGGAACCCGCCGCCGCACCCGCGCCAGCCATCTCCCTGAGCCCCGGCGAGCAGGCGCTGATCCGCTTCCGGCTGCCCGACCGGGCCGCGCTCGACCGGCTGGTCGCCTCCGGCGCCGACCTGGCCGCCCGGCCCCGGACCGACGCCGGCACGGTCCTGGCCGACCTGGTGGTCGACGACGCGCAGCTGGCCACGCTGAGCCGCAGCGGGGCGGTGCCGGTCCAGCTGATCCAGACCGAGGCCGACGCGGCGGCCCGCCGACCGGCCGCCAAGCGCCTGGCCGCCGCGGCCGACACGCTCACCTTCCTGCAGGCGTACTGGTGGACCACCGGGGGCCGCACCTTCCTGCAGACGGAGGTCGCCACCACCGCGACCGACAACCCGGACGTCGAGATCACCGTCACCTGGCGGACCGCCGACGGGACCACCGGCAGCTATCCGCTGGTCCGGTTCGAGGACTCCGGGGAATACCAGTACCACTACGCGCTGCCGCAGCCGCTGCCGGCCAAGCCGGTGCAGGTCACCGCCACCTCCAGCCTCGGCGGGAAGTCGCGCGCGGTCACCCCGGCGGTCTGGCCCGGTGCCACCCCGCCGCCCGCGCCGGCCGGGTACCAGAAGGACTTCGTGTCGGCCTACATGACGCCGACCGACATCGCCGCGCGGATCAAGCGGCTCGCCCGGCAGTACCCGAGGCTGGTCGACGTGCTCAACCTGCCGAACAAAACGCAGGGTTACCGGCGCACCGCTGTCACCTACCTGGGTGACCCGAACGCCGCGGCGGTGGTGGTCGAGTCGGTCAAGTTCGGCGACCAGGGGTTCAACGGGGTGCAGGTGCGCACCGTCGACCCCGGGGCGAAGAACCGGCCGCTGTCCGCGTCGTACGCCGATCGGGTCCTGACCATCAGGCTGGCCACCGACAACGCCGGCAAGACGATCAGCACCACCGACGACGTGGCGAACCTCATCACCGCGAAGTACCCGCGGAGGTTCCGGGCGACGGTGGAGGCCGGGTCGGCCGGGCTGCCGATGCCGGTGGTCGCGCCGGTGCGGCTGGACGACGGGCTCAAGGGCACCGAGGTGTCCAAGCGGCCGTGGACCGTGCAGGCGCTGCGGATCGGCAAGGTGCGCGACGGATCGAAGATCGGGGTGCTGGCGTACTCGCAGGAGCACGCCCGGGAATGGGCGACGCCGCTGGTCACCCTGGAGTTCGCGGAGCGGCTGCTGGCCAACTACGCGACCGACCCGGCCACCCGTGAACTGGTCGACAACGTGGACGTGTTCATCATCCCGACGGTGAACCCGGACGGGGCGAACTACTCGTTCAACGACTTCAACTTCCAGCGCAAGAACATGGTCAATCACTGCACCGGTACGAACCGGGACCCACGCTACCGCGACCAGTGGGGTGTCGACGTCAACCGGAACTACACGGTCGGCTCCTACTTCGACGGGTACGTCGGTGGCAGCCCGAACTGCCTGTCCGCCGTCTACTCCGGCACCGGGGAACTGTCCGAGGCGGAGAGCAACAACGTGATCGCGCTGGCGTCGGCGCATCCGAACGTCAGGTTCGCGATGAACGTGCACTCGTACGGCGGGTACTTCATGTGGCCGCCCGGGTCGTACAAGGCCGACGGGCGGGTCACGCTGCCCCGGCCGTCGATCGACGAGTCCAAGTTCTTCCTGGACAGCGCCCGCCGGATCGTCGGGGCGATCGCCGCCGAGCGGGGGACGGTGACCTGGCCGGCGTACACCGGGCCGGTGGCGGACGTGCTCTACTCGGCCGCCGGTAACTCGGCCGACCAGCTGTACTACGAGCTGGGGATCGACGCCTGGGACTTCGAGGTGGGCAACGACCGGTGGAACGAGGCCACCCAGGAGTGGGAAGGGGTGGGCTTCCAGCCGCCGTTCGACGAGGCGCACGCCGAGTCGCAGGAGTACGCGGGCGGGCTGGTGGAGCTGGTCCGCGTCGCCAAGCAGTACCAGGACGAGGCGCGCTGA
- a CDS encoding VWA domain-containing protein, with product MSLTWPWALVALLVVPVLLAARWWFDRRRKRTALTVSSLALIRAAVPGRTAWRRRVPVALFLAGLLTLAVSVARPQATVAVPRADTSILLAVDVSGSMCSTDVKPNRLAAAGEAAREFIQRSDGGTRIGLIAFSGTAAVLVAPTTDKDQLIDAVGDLKTALGTAIGQAILTSIDAIAEYNPHVAQTGVELISAVVPAEFEPDTIVVLTDGSNTTGVDPVLAAQEAAARHIRVFTIGFGTTAPGPMVCTAGQVNGGSFSGGPDPGAASAPGPFMEIDEKALTQVAAATGGRYFRAEDAGRLHDVLTGLPREIGLHEQRTETTVWFLLAGTLLVVTGVTLALWWNRPSRSRSQPRPSPARSDAGTRGSSPGPS from the coding sequence ATGTCGCTCACCTGGCCCTGGGCCCTGGTCGCCCTCCTGGTGGTTCCGGTGCTGCTCGCGGCCCGGTGGTGGTTCGACAGGCGGCGCAAGCGGACCGCGCTGACCGTCTCCAGCCTGGCGCTGATCAGGGCCGCGGTCCCCGGCCGCACGGCGTGGCGGCGGCGGGTGCCGGTGGCCCTCTTCCTGGCCGGCCTGCTCACCCTGGCGGTGAGCGTGGCGCGGCCGCAGGCCACCGTCGCGGTGCCGCGGGCCGACACCTCGATCCTGCTGGCCGTGGACGTCTCCGGGTCGATGTGCTCGACCGACGTGAAACCGAACCGGCTGGCCGCCGCCGGGGAGGCGGCCCGCGAGTTCATCCAGCGCAGCGACGGCGGTACCCGGATCGGGCTGATCGCCTTCTCCGGTACGGCAGCGGTGCTGGTCGCGCCGACCACCGACAAGGATCAGCTGATCGATGCGGTCGGTGACCTGAAGACGGCGCTCGGCACCGCGATCGGGCAGGCGATCCTCACCTCGATCGACGCGATCGCCGAGTACAACCCGCACGTCGCGCAGACCGGCGTCGAGCTGATCTCGGCGGTCGTCCCGGCGGAGTTCGAGCCGGACACCATCGTGGTGCTCACCGACGGCTCCAACACGACCGGCGTCGATCCGGTCCTCGCCGCGCAGGAGGCCGCCGCCCGGCACATCCGGGTGTTCACCATCGGGTTCGGCACCACCGCGCCCGGGCCGATGGTCTGCACGGCCGGCCAGGTGAACGGTGGTTCGTTCAGCGGCGGACCGGATCCCGGTGCGGCGTCGGCGCCCGGGCCGTTCATGGAGATCGACGAGAAGGCGCTCACCCAGGTGGCGGCGGCCACCGGCGGCCGCTACTTCCGGGCGGAGGACGCCGGGCGGCTGCACGACGTGCTGACCGGGCTGCCGCGCGAGATCGGCCTGCACGAGCAGCGCACCGAGACGACCGTCTGGTTCTTGCTGGCCGGGACGCTGCTGGTGGTCACCGGGGTCACGCTGGCGCTGTGGTGGAACCGTCCTTCGCGATCTCGTTCGCAACCGCGGCCATCCCCCGCGCGTTCGGATGCAGGGACCCGTGGGTCGTCGCCGGGTCCGTCGTGA
- a CDS encoding SGNH/GDSL hydrolase family protein, with amino-acid sequence MTLSYAALGSSFASGPGIAPVVDVAAMRSGANYPHRLARLLGADLTDLTVSGATTATILAEQLPGLPESADLVTVTAGGNDLRYMGSMLHTAWHRLRPRGIAAKMLAAEFPDGLVEPTAADVARAVAGLAEIVDRVRERAPRARVLLVDYLTVVGEQTVPAPGVPFEPDEIERFRGIQTTLEEVFVTAAATSGADLVAVSGISRDHGLGAADPWISPFTTDPATTHGSLHPNARGMAAVANEIAKDGSTTAPA; translated from the coding sequence ATGACGCTCTCCTACGCCGCCCTGGGCAGTTCGTTCGCGTCCGGCCCGGGGATCGCCCCGGTGGTCGACGTGGCGGCGATGCGCTCCGGCGCGAACTACCCGCACCGGCTGGCGCGGCTGCTCGGCGCGGACCTGACCGACCTGACCGTCTCCGGCGCCACCACCGCGACCATCCTCGCCGAGCAGCTTCCCGGCCTGCCCGAGTCGGCGGACCTGGTGACGGTCACCGCCGGCGGCAACGACCTGCGCTACATGGGCTCGATGCTGCACACCGCCTGGCACCGGCTCCGGCCGCGCGGGATCGCCGCGAAGATGCTGGCCGCCGAGTTCCCGGACGGCCTGGTCGAGCCCACCGCGGCGGACGTGGCGCGCGCCGTGGCCGGGCTCGCCGAGATCGTCGACCGGGTGCGGGAGCGGGCGCCGCGGGCACGGGTGCTGCTCGTGGACTACCTGACCGTCGTCGGCGAGCAGACCGTGCCCGCGCCCGGGGTGCCGTTCGAACCGGACGAGATCGAGCGGTTCCGCGGCATCCAGACCACGCTGGAGGAGGTGTTCGTGACCGCGGCGGCGACCTCCGGCGCGGACCTCGTCGCGGTGTCCGGGATCAGCCGGGACCACGGGCTGGGCGCCGCCGACCCATGGATCTCCCCGTTCACGACGGACCCGGCGACGACCCACGGGTCCCTGCATCCGAACGCGCGGGGGATGGCCGCGGTTGCGAACGAGATCGCGAAGGACGGTTCCACCACAGCGCCAGCGTGA
- a CDS encoding helix-turn-helix transcriptional regulator, translating to MIDVFQTADLDEARDMLDHAYSRVRLSAAGDEHRMRLARLAVGPIQLHHLGFRMRFTADFAAGGVIAIGRHIAGKLSRRVSTDLVDSGPGDLLLAAQPEHALRIQLEDYEGEHARFPPELFAQVAATAPSRTPQPVRFLGYRPLSARAATTWNKTFDYVLEAVVGLDHDAAPLLIGSAARMLAAVTLSTFPNTALQDPTVQDRHDAHPATLRRACDFIEANADRDIAPMDIAVAARVTLRSVQLAFRRYLNTTPTAYLRQVRLQRAHRELVDSDPGATTVSAVAMRWGFASHSTFAARYRSVYGVPPSRTLHWR from the coding sequence ATGATCGACGTCTTCCAGACCGCCGACCTCGACGAGGCGCGCGACATGCTGGACCACGCCTACTCCCGGGTGCGGCTCAGCGCCGCCGGCGACGAGCACCGGATGCGCCTGGCCCGGCTCGCCGTCGGCCCGATCCAGCTGCACCACCTCGGTTTCCGGATGCGGTTCACCGCCGACTTCGCGGCGGGCGGTGTGATCGCGATCGGCCGGCACATCGCCGGCAAGCTGTCCCGCCGGGTCAGCACCGACCTCGTCGACAGCGGCCCGGGCGACCTCCTGCTGGCCGCGCAGCCGGAGCACGCCCTGCGGATCCAGCTCGAGGACTACGAAGGCGAGCACGCCCGGTTTCCACCGGAGCTGTTCGCCCAGGTCGCCGCGACAGCGCCCAGCCGGACGCCGCAACCGGTGCGCTTCCTCGGCTATCGCCCGCTCTCCGCCCGGGCCGCCACCACCTGGAACAAGACGTTCGACTACGTGCTGGAGGCGGTCGTCGGCCTGGACCACGACGCCGCGCCGCTGCTGATCGGGTCCGCCGCCCGGATGCTCGCCGCCGTCACCCTGTCCACCTTCCCGAACACGGCCCTGCAGGACCCGACCGTCCAGGACCGGCACGACGCGCACCCCGCGACGCTGCGCCGGGCGTGCGATTTCATCGAGGCGAACGCGGATCGCGACATCGCCCCGATGGACATCGCCGTCGCGGCCCGGGTGACGCTGCGCTCGGTGCAGCTGGCGTTCCGCAGGTACCTGAACACGACGCCGACCGCGTACCTGCGGCAGGTCCGGCTGCAGCGGGCGCACCGGGAGCTGGTGGACAGCGACCCGGGCGCCACCACGGTGTCGGCGGTCGCCATGCGGTGGGGGTTCGCCAGCCACAGCACGTTCGCCGCCCGGTACCGCTCGGTGTACGGCGTCCCGCCCTCGAGGACACTGCACTGGCGCTGA
- a CDS encoding AraC family transcriptional regulator, translated as MIVTTPPQRVDVHTQDRDDAVAAVNRIVAHEARIDALAGHDLSLTFHSVSYGDLSALRLRMSGVHYTATAATMPAVFAGIYTDGLAAIRTSQGEQSLGPQDGLLYPEGLPSTADFRDTGQQFLVVPRSVAAELTGITDLRFRFGGPVSEAKRRFWVRTVGYLSEQLTIPDLVHPPLVVEQFLRQAVAAMLIVFPNTTMTEAYPPGPGRAEPSVVRRAMEFMETHADQPLSVTRIAAAAGVGPRGLQEAFRRHRSSTPMAQLRRIRLDRAHRELLAHDGTVERIARRWGFADPGRFAGYYREAYGRTPAQTLRSGTAP; from the coding sequence GTGATCGTCACAACGCCACCACAGCGGGTCGACGTGCACACGCAGGACCGGGACGACGCGGTCGCCGCGGTCAACCGGATCGTCGCGCACGAGGCCCGGATCGATGCGCTGGCCGGGCACGACCTGAGCCTGACGTTCCATTCGGTCAGCTACGGCGATCTGTCGGCGTTACGGCTGCGGATGTCCGGGGTGCACTACACGGCGACCGCGGCCACCATGCCGGCGGTCTTCGCCGGCATCTACACCGATGGCCTGGCCGCCATCCGGACGTCGCAGGGGGAGCAGTCGCTGGGTCCGCAGGACGGGTTGCTCTATCCGGAGGGGCTACCGTCCACCGCCGACTTCCGCGACACCGGTCAGCAGTTCCTCGTCGTGCCTCGATCGGTGGCGGCGGAGCTGACCGGCATCACCGACCTGCGGTTCCGGTTCGGCGGCCCGGTGTCGGAGGCCAAGCGCCGGTTCTGGGTGCGGACCGTCGGCTACCTGTCCGAGCAGCTGACCATCCCGGATCTGGTCCACCCGCCCCTGGTGGTCGAGCAGTTCCTGCGCCAGGCGGTGGCCGCGATGCTGATCGTCTTCCCGAACACCACGATGACCGAGGCGTACCCGCCCGGCCCGGGCCGGGCGGAACCGTCGGTGGTCCGCCGCGCGATGGAGTTCATGGAAACGCACGCGGATCAGCCGCTGAGCGTCACCCGGATCGCGGCGGCGGCCGGTGTCGGCCCGCGCGGCCTGCAGGAGGCGTTCCGCCGGCACCGGAGCAGCACCCCGATGGCCCAGCTGCGCCGGATCCGTCTCGACCGGGCCCACCGCGAACTGCTGGCCCACGACGGGACTGTCGAGCGGATCGCCCGCCGGTGGGGGTTCGCCGATCCCGGCCGGTTCGCCGGGTACTACCGGGAGGCGTACGGCCGGACGCCCGCCCAGACGCTGCGATCCGGGACGGCGCCATGA
- a CDS encoding ATP-binding protein, with protein MVERCLETGVVTVRFQGVLNQSTAPGVHNTLSKLAAECPAAIVVDMSALDQVDKACFSVFATATFKAEQDWGVPLLLYAARPEVSRVIGTYRNFVALYEDRSLALAAVRAHVPRWVRERLAPYPDSVRTARGLIGDACLRWDLPHVRDAARLIVSELASNAVQHTGADFDVTAAYTGRYLRIAVQDRSSARPRRMTGPAAEHLEPGWGLRVVEAASTHWGYLSVPTGKIVWSLLTTDR; from the coding sequence ATGGTGGAACGTTGCCTGGAAACCGGCGTGGTGACGGTTCGATTCCAGGGGGTCCTCAACCAGAGCACCGCTCCGGGGGTGCACAACACACTCAGTAAGCTGGCCGCCGAGTGCCCCGCGGCGATCGTGGTGGACATGTCCGCGCTGGATCAGGTGGACAAGGCCTGCTTCAGCGTCTTCGCCACCGCGACCTTCAAGGCCGAACAGGACTGGGGCGTGCCGCTGCTGCTGTACGCGGCCCGCCCCGAGGTGTCCCGGGTGATCGGCACCTACCGGAACTTCGTCGCCCTCTACGAGGACCGGTCGCTGGCGCTCGCCGCGGTACGCGCTCACGTCCCCCGCTGGGTACGCGAGCGCCTGGCGCCGTACCCGGACAGCGTGCGCACCGCGCGGGGCCTGATCGGCGACGCCTGCCTGCGCTGGGACCTGCCGCACGTGCGGGACGCGGCCCGGCTGATCGTCTCGGAGCTGGCCTCGAACGCGGTACAGCACACCGGCGCCGACTTCGACGTGACGGCCGCGTACACCGGGCGCTACCTGCGGATCGCCGTGCAGGACCGCAGCTCGGCGCGGCCGCGCCGGATGACCGGTCCGGCCGCCGAACACCTGGAGCCGGGCTGGGGCCTGCGCGTGGTCGAGGCTGCCAGCACTCACTGGGGCTACCTTTCCGTGCCCACTGGCAAGATCGTCTGGTCGCTGCTCACTACCGATCGCTGA
- a CDS encoding STAS domain-containing protein: MSPSASGAADSDPVTPVIALTAGGNELTIRLGGELDGTTAPALAAQLGSVISVGPVQRVVVDLSDVEFCDAATVRVFVVLAAALDGRGAALRLHGARPHIEWLLRQLGAADLLSDR; this comes from the coding sequence ATGAGCCCCTCCGCGAGCGGCGCGGCCGACAGCGACCCGGTCACTCCGGTGATCGCGCTGACCGCGGGCGGCAACGAGCTGACCATCCGGCTCGGCGGCGAACTCGACGGCACCACCGCCCCGGCGCTCGCCGCGCAGCTCGGCAGCGTGATCAGCGTCGGACCGGTCCAGCGGGTGGTGGTGGACCTGAGCGACGTGGAGTTCTGCGACGCGGCGACGGTCCGGGTCTTCGTGGTGCTGGCCGCGGCGCTGGACGGTCGCGGTGCCGCCCTGCGCCTGCACGGCGCGCGCCCGCACATCGAGTGGCTGCTGCGCCAGCTCGGGGCCGCCGACCTGCTCAGCGATCGGTAG
- a CDS encoding ATP-binding protein — translation MDPPYLFDQYDPATGAGVDVGLDVDSSLLTLAVHGTWERRLCRDTHTAVRKCLSEHPATLLIDLQELADPFAASIPTWLTARRLGVPMAPPVEVMVCVPDDNPLSVRLHRMGAERILPIYPTMARARAAAAEQVPLTGRLEMRLGPDGGAAAAARGVVTNACIAWRLPELQDRARLVVSELVLNAIEHAGTSITVIISRRGDGLHLAVGDGDPRLPRLSGGFPALPPDDAAPQRGSGLHVVHAAATLWGAMPTHDGKVVWATIRPWNRR, via the coding sequence GTGGACCCGCCCTACCTCTTCGACCAGTACGACCCCGCGACAGGTGCCGGTGTCGACGTCGGACTGGACGTGGACAGTTCGCTGCTGACCCTCGCCGTGCACGGCACCTGGGAGCGGCGCCTGTGCCGGGACACGCACACCGCGGTCCGCAAGTGTCTGAGCGAGCACCCGGCCACCCTGCTGATCGACCTGCAGGAGCTGGCCGACCCGTTCGCGGCCAGCATCCCGACCTGGCTGACCGCCCGCCGCCTGGGCGTGCCGATGGCCCCGCCGGTCGAGGTGATGGTGTGCGTGCCGGACGACAATCCGCTGTCCGTCCGGCTGCACCGGATGGGCGCCGAACGCATCCTGCCGATCTACCCGACCATGGCCCGGGCCCGCGCCGCGGCCGCCGAGCAGGTGCCGCTGACCGGCCGGCTGGAGATGCGGCTGGGCCCGGACGGCGGTGCCGCGGCGGCCGCCCGCGGCGTGGTCACCAACGCGTGTATCGCCTGGCGACTGCCCGAGTTGCAGGACCGGGCCCGGCTGGTCGTCTCCGAGCTGGTGCTCAACGCCATCGAGCACGCCGGCACCTCGATCACGGTGATCATCTCCCGGCGCGGCGACGGCCTGCACCTGGCGGTGGGCGACGGCGACCCGCGCCTGCCCCGGCTGTCCGGCGGCTTCCCGGCACTGCCGCCGGACGACGCGGCACCGCAGCGCGGCTCGGGCCTGCACGTGGTGCACGCGGCCGCCACCCTGTGGGGTGCCATGCCGACCCACGACGGCAAGGTGGTCTGGGCGACGATCCGGCCCTGGAACCGCCGATGA